Proteins found in one Terribacillus sp. DMT04 genomic segment:
- a CDS encoding ABC transporter ATP-binding protein, which yields MLQLKEVTKRFGSFTAVDQLTLSIPEGEMFGFLGANGAGKTTTFRMILNLMENTEGEITWQGKKITYADSDKIGYLPEERGLYPKLSVKEQLVYLAKMRGMAKADSVKALKTWLERFNITEYENKKVEELSKGNQQKIQFISAVLHNPRLLILDEPFSGLDPVNVEMLKQAVLDLKNTGTSIIFSSHRMEHVEELCRFLCIMKHGKPVVEGDLVEIKRSFRKKNITIAADYDVSFLKDTAGVIKYQETQQGCRLQIASAEDAPTVWKQLAEKGFVSKFEVEEPTLNDIFIEKAGESYA from the coding sequence GTGCTTCAACTAAAGGAAGTAACAAAAAGATTTGGGAGTTTTACTGCTGTTGATCAGCTGACGCTGTCGATACCAGAAGGAGAAATGTTTGGTTTCCTAGGGGCTAACGGTGCTGGTAAAACAACTACCTTCCGAATGATTCTGAACTTAATGGAAAATACAGAAGGGGAAATAACTTGGCAAGGCAAGAAGATTACTTATGCAGACAGCGATAAGATCGGCTATCTTCCCGAGGAGCGCGGATTGTATCCGAAGCTGAGTGTAAAAGAGCAGCTCGTTTACTTAGCTAAGATGAGAGGCATGGCGAAAGCAGATAGTGTTAAAGCGCTAAAAACATGGTTGGAGCGATTTAACATAACCGAATACGAAAACAAAAAGGTAGAAGAGCTATCCAAAGGAAATCAGCAGAAAATCCAATTTATATCCGCTGTATTACATAACCCGCGGCTGCTTATATTGGATGAACCATTCTCCGGTTTAGACCCAGTGAATGTGGAAATGCTCAAACAAGCAGTCCTTGATTTAAAGAATACAGGAACTTCGATTATATTCTCCTCTCACCGGATGGAGCACGTCGAGGAATTATGCCGTTTTCTTTGTATTATGAAGCACGGCAAGCCGGTTGTAGAAGGCGATTTGGTAGAAATCAAGCGTTCTTTCCGTAAAAAGAATATTACCATTGCGGCAGATTATGATGTGAGTTTCTTAAAAGATACTGCTGGCGTTATCAAATACCAGGAAACACAGCAAGGATGCCGCCTTCAAATTGCGTCAGCAGAAGATGCGCCGACTGTGTGGAAACAGCTGGCTGAAAAGGGGTTTGTCAGCAAGTTTGAAGTCGAAGAACCTACATTGAATGATATCTTTATTGAAAAGGCAGGGGAGTCCTATGCGTAA
- a CDS encoding NAD(P)-dependent oxidoreductase has protein sequence MKVLVTGAAGHIGKNLVKAIHQKYDLVLTDIKQDEELKQFGHYQQADLAVPEQVDELVKNVDAIVHLGGIATESTYELINKNNFNTTYYVYEAARKHGIKRIVFASSNHAVGFQPINQSIGADALHMPDTYYGASKAFGENLANMYYQKHAIETASLRIGSYLEKPTEHRNLNTWISVRDMNQLIVCCLEANQISTNVYYGVSSLHNDYFDNRDAALIGYEPLDNPEDFRDEIENVKLENVTDYIGGPFTNFGR, from the coding sequence ATGAAAGTACTCGTAACAGGAGCTGCTGGACATATTGGCAAAAACCTTGTGAAAGCTATCCATCAGAAATACGATCTCGTACTGACAGATATCAAGCAAGATGAAGAACTCAAGCAATTTGGTCACTATCAGCAAGCAGACTTGGCTGTGCCTGAACAAGTAGATGAGCTGGTAAAGAACGTGGATGCTATTGTCCATTTAGGCGGTATTGCAACAGAAAGCACATATGAATTGATTAATAAAAATAATTTCAACACTACTTATTATGTATACGAAGCAGCACGCAAACACGGTATCAAGCGAATTGTTTTCGCTAGCAGCAACCATGCCGTCGGCTTCCAGCCTATCAATCAATCGATTGGAGCCGATGCGCTGCATATGCCAGATACTTATTACGGTGCGAGTAAGGCCTTCGGAGAGAATCTAGCGAACATGTATTATCAGAAACATGCGATTGAAACAGCCAGCTTGCGAATTGGCAGCTATCTAGAGAAGCCAACCGAGCATCGCAACTTGAATACTTGGATCAGCGTCCGTGATATGAACCAGTTGATCGTCTGCTGCCTCGAAGCAAACCAAATCAGTACGAATGTCTATTATGGTGTTTCTTCCTTGCACAATGATTATTTTGATAATCGTGATGCAGCGTTAATCGGCTATGAGCCACTGGACAACCCAGAAGATTTTCGTGACGAAATTGAAAATGTAAAACTCGAAAATGTGACAGATTATATTGGCGGTCCATTCACCAACTTTGGAAGATAA
- a CDS encoding ABC-F family ATP-binding cassette domain-containing protein — translation MITVNNVGLQYGDKKLFEEVNIKFTPGNCYGVIGANGAGKSTFLKVLSGEVEPQTGNVSISDGERLAILKQNHFGYEEHEVLQTVMMGHERLFKIIEEKDALYAKADFSEADGMRAAELEGEFAELNGWEAESDAAVLLKGIGISENLHDKKMAELTGSEKVKVLLAQALFGNPDILLLDEPTNGLDLQAIQWLEEFLINFENTVIVVSHDRHFLNKICTHIADVDFGKIQLYIGNYDFWYESSQLATQMAQDENKKKEEKIKELQAFVARFSANASKSKQATSRKKMLDNITLEDIKPSSRRYPYVGFQMEREIGNDVLTVKDISKTIDGVKVLDNVSFTMNREDKLALVGRDEIAKTTLLKIIMGEMEPDSGEYKWGVTTSQSYFPKDNSKYFDGVKLTLVEWLRQYSPEDQTETFLRGFLGRMLFSGEDALKEADVLSGGEKVRCMLSKMMLSKSNVLVMDEPTNHLDLESIQSLNEGLIKFKGALLFTSHDQQFVNSIANRLIEITPTGIVDKEMTYDEYVSDKKLQKEIAAMYS, via the coding sequence ATGATAACGGTAAATAATGTAGGACTACAATATGGCGATAAAAAGCTATTCGAAGAAGTTAATATAAAGTTTACTCCTGGAAACTGCTATGGAGTAATTGGTGCAAACGGAGCCGGAAAATCAACATTCTTAAAGGTTCTTTCTGGTGAAGTTGAGCCGCAAACAGGCAATGTGTCTATCTCTGATGGCGAACGCCTCGCTATCTTGAAGCAGAACCACTTTGGCTATGAAGAGCACGAAGTACTGCAAACTGTCATGATGGGACATGAACGTCTTTTCAAGATTATCGAAGAAAAAGACGCACTATATGCAAAAGCTGATTTCTCTGAAGCAGATGGTATGCGTGCAGCTGAGCTTGAAGGCGAATTTGCTGAATTGAACGGTTGGGAAGCAGAATCTGATGCTGCTGTATTATTGAAAGGTATCGGAATCTCTGAGAACTTACACGATAAAAAAATGGCGGAACTGACAGGTTCTGAAAAAGTAAAAGTTCTTCTAGCACAAGCGTTATTCGGCAACCCGGATATTCTATTGCTGGATGAGCCTACCAACGGATTAGACTTGCAGGCTATTCAATGGCTGGAAGAATTCTTGATTAATTTCGAGAACACAGTCATTGTTGTCTCTCACGACCGTCACTTCTTAAACAAAATTTGTACACATATTGCGGATGTTGACTTTGGAAAAATCCAGCTTTACATCGGTAACTATGATTTCTGGTATGAGTCCAGCCAGCTGGCAACACAAATGGCACAGGATGAAAACAAGAAAAAAGAAGAAAAAATCAAAGAGCTGCAAGCCTTTGTTGCACGATTCAGTGCCAATGCTTCTAAATCGAAGCAAGCAACATCCCGTAAGAAAATGCTCGATAACATCACATTGGAAGATATCAAACCTTCTTCCCGCCGCTACCCTTACGTTGGCTTCCAAATGGAACGCGAAATCGGTAACGACGTACTTACGGTGAAAGATATTTCCAAAACAATTGATGGCGTTAAAGTTCTTGATAACGTCAGCTTTACGATGAACCGTGAAGATAAACTAGCGCTAGTCGGCCGTGATGAAATTGCCAAAACAACATTGCTTAAAATCATCATGGGTGAAATGGAACCAGATTCCGGCGAGTACAAATGGGGCGTCACGACTTCTCAGTCTTACTTCCCGAAAGATAACTCCAAGTACTTCGACGGTGTAAAACTGACATTGGTAGAATGGCTTCGCCAGTATTCACCGGAAGATCAGACAGAAACGTTCTTGCGCGGCTTCCTTGGCCGTATGCTATTCAGCGGAGAAGATGCTTTGAAAGAAGCAGATGTACTTTCCGGTGGTGAAAAAGTTCGTTGTATGCTTTCGAAGATGATGCTTAGCAAGTCCAATGTCTTGGTTATGGATGAACCAACAAACCACTTGGATCTAGAGTCTATTCAATCCTTGAACGAAGGCTTGATTAAATTCAAAGGCGCATTGCTGTTCACTTCTCATGACCAACAGTTCGTTAACAGTATTGCAAACCGCCTGATCGAGATTACGCCGACTGGTATCGTTGATAAAGAAATGACATATGATGAATATGTTTCTGACAAGAAATTGCAAAAAGAAATCGCAGCAATGTACAGCTAA
- a CDS encoding methylated-DNA--[protein]-cysteine S-methyltransferase gives MSYTDNVKTPIGNIQITATDQVITSIAFGEELPVYTNELTLSAQAQLYAYFSGHSTLFELPLAVSGTLFQQRIWEQVNQIPYGSASNYSAIAESIGNIRAVRAAANAIGRNTFAIVVPCHRVIGRNGSLTGYRWEAWRKEWLLNFEQQRSR, from the coding sequence ATGTCTTACACCGATAATGTCAAAACCCCTATTGGCAACATCCAAATCACCGCCACCGATCAAGTTATCACAAGTATTGCTTTCGGCGAGGAACTGCCTGTCTATACAAACGAACTCACACTGTCAGCTCAAGCGCAGCTGTACGCTTATTTTTCTGGTCACAGCACCTTGTTTGAGTTACCACTAGCTGTAAGCGGCACCTTGTTTCAGCAGCGTATTTGGGAACAGGTGAATCAAATCCCTTATGGCAGCGCCAGTAATTATAGCGCTATTGCAGAAAGTATCGGAAATATACGCGCTGTTCGAGCTGCAGCGAATGCAATTGGACGGAACACCTTCGCCATTGTTGTTCCTTGCCATCGTGTTATTGGCAGAAACGGCAGCCTCACAGGTTATCGCTGGGAAGCGTGGCGGAAAGAATGGCTATTGAATTTTGAACAGCAAAGGAGCAGATAA
- a CDS encoding ABC transporter permease, translating into MRKFWIVFSHTYLSRVKAKGFIISSAIFLLLICGLFYLPDIIERFTGNSEDPVVAVIDDTENQQVYEALSASADGYQPELFEGTEEAARQAVEEEEYEGLLVLRQSEQNLPAATFYSMQLTNNVSDDIESQLQQVKVAQAASQAGIDEATIQEIYTPVSFEREALDEEAKTEEELAGSQGLVYILVFGLYMSVIIYGMMIATDISNEKTSRVMEILISSSSPVSQMFAKILAIGLVGLTQVAVIAAAIYIMIQVRGSELDGGVFKFTGLADASPVTLWFALIFFILGYFLYATICAGLGSVVSRMEDVQQLVTPVIFLVMAAFFLSIYGLDSPDSPVIVVASYIPFFTPMIMFLRIGILGVPAWEAALSIAVLIAAILVIAWISAKVYRGGVLMYGKGGAFSQLKQALKLSGNIKNKK; encoded by the coding sequence ATGCGTAAGTTTTGGATTGTATTTTCCCACACCTATCTATCTAGGGTTAAAGCAAAAGGCTTTATTATTTCGAGTGCAATTTTTCTATTATTAATTTGCGGACTCTTTTATTTGCCAGATATTATTGAGCGTTTTACCGGTAACAGTGAAGATCCTGTCGTGGCTGTTATAGATGATACAGAGAATCAACAGGTTTACGAAGCTCTAAGTGCTTCTGCTGATGGCTATCAGCCGGAATTGTTCGAAGGAACAGAAGAAGCAGCAAGGCAGGCTGTTGAGGAGGAAGAATATGAAGGCTTGCTAGTGTTGCGTCAGTCAGAGCAAAATCTGCCTGCAGCTACCTTTTATAGCATGCAGCTGACCAACAATGTGAGTGATGATATCGAGTCCCAGCTGCAGCAGGTGAAAGTTGCACAGGCGGCTTCACAGGCTGGTATTGATGAAGCGACAATTCAGGAAATTTATACACCAGTATCTTTTGAACGAGAAGCATTGGATGAAGAGGCCAAAACAGAAGAAGAGCTAGCAGGCTCACAAGGTCTTGTATATATTCTTGTATTCGGGCTTTATATGAGTGTTATCATCTACGGTATGATGATTGCTACGGATATTAGTAATGAGAAAACATCCAGAGTGATGGAAATATTGATTTCCAGCTCCTCTCCTGTCAGTCAGATGTTCGCTAAGATATTAGCGATTGGATTGGTGGGCCTTACGCAAGTAGCAGTAATCGCAGCTGCTATATATATAATGATCCAAGTGCGGGGAAGTGAGCTGGACGGCGGTGTATTTAAATTCACAGGTCTTGCGGATGCATCACCGGTTACACTGTGGTTTGCACTAATCTTCTTTATACTTGGATACTTCTTGTATGCAACAATTTGTGCAGGTCTTGGGTCGGTTGTAAGCAGAATGGAAGATGTACAGCAGCTTGTGACACCTGTTATCTTTCTAGTAATGGCGGCTTTCTTCCTTTCTATCTACGGACTGGACTCGCCTGATTCACCAGTAATTGTCGTAGCATCGTACATCCCATTCTTTACGCCGATGATTATGTTCTTGCGTATTGGTATATTAGGTGTTCCGGCATGGGAAGCTGCTCTTTCTATAGCGGTCTTAATAGCAGCAATTCTAGTAATTGCTTGGATTTCCGCTAAAGTGTATCGCGGTGGCGTGCTGATGTACGGAAAAGGCGGTGCATTTAGTCAGCTAAAGCAAGCACTGAAGCTTTCTGGAAATATTAAAAACAAGAAATAA
- a CDS encoding IS3 family transposase: protein MSKKVTSFSDESGKLSRKAQAALSFELKETFRLKDVLERVGIPESSYHYHIKAMQKGNPNQELESSIQYLFEEHNENYGYRRIHLALRNLGLTVNHKKVLRLMQKLGLKGTSFTRKSRKYSSYKGKVGTVAKNRINRRFMTDRCHQKLATDITEFKCTDDRKLYLSPIMDLCNGEIMSFGISMRPTLDLVLDPLKQTFGKVKDTSYRTTIHSDQGWQYQHQKWVKALKKQKVFQSMSRKGNCIDNAPMESFFGTLKQEMYYGREKCSYEELKKRLEDYIDYYNNKRIKEKLAGMSPVQYRLHTSQLAN from the coding sequence ATATCTAAAAAAGTTACGAGCTTTTCAGATGAATCCGGAAAGTTATCTAGAAAAGCACAAGCAGCGTTATCATTCGAACTCAAAGAAACGTTCCGATTAAAAGATGTTTTAGAAAGAGTTGGCATCCCGGAATCCAGTTACCATTACCACATAAAAGCGATGCAGAAGGGAAATCCCAATCAAGAGCTGGAATCTTCTATCCAGTATTTATTTGAGGAACACAACGAAAACTATGGATATCGCAGGATTCACTTGGCATTGCGCAACTTGGGCTTAACTGTGAATCATAAGAAAGTTCTCCGCCTGATGCAGAAACTAGGTTTAAAGGGGACGAGCTTCACTCGTAAATCGCGAAAGTATAGTTCATATAAAGGAAAAGTCGGAACAGTAGCTAAAAACCGGATCAATCGACGTTTCATGACGGACCGCTGCCATCAGAAACTGGCCACAGACATAACCGAATTTAAGTGCACAGATGATCGAAAACTATATCTCAGCCCCATCATGGACTTGTGTAATGGTGAAATTATGAGTTTTGGGATTAGTATGCGCCCGACACTTGATCTCGTTTTAGATCCTCTTAAACAGACATTTGGAAAAGTTAAGGATACATCATACAGAACAACAATCCACTCCGATCAAGGCTGGCAATACCAGCATCAAAAATGGGTGAAGGCACTCAAGAAACAAAAAGTCTTTCAAAGTATGTCTAGAAAAGGAAACTGCATTGATAATGCGCCGATGGAAAGTTTCTTTGGCACATTGAAGCAAGAAATGTATTACGGACGGGAAAAATGTTCATACGAAGAGCTGAAAAAAAGACTTGAGGATTATATAGATTACTATAACAACAAGCGTATAAAAGAAAAGTTGGCTGGTATGAGTCCGGTACAATACCGTCTCCACACCAGCCAACTCGCTAATTAA
- the topB gene encoding DNA topoisomerase III, which yields MGKTVVLAEKPSVGRDIARVLGCTKKTNSYMEGKDYIVTWALGHLVTLADPETYDDKYKTWKIEDLPMLPEKLKLVVIKQTGRQFSTVKTQLNRSDVSDIVIATDAGREGELVARWILEKARVNKPVKRLWISSVTDKAIKDGFKNLRSGKEFENLYKSAVARSEADWYVGLNATRALTTKFNAQLSSGRVQTPTLAMVHHREEEIKSFKPEAFYGIEAKTQKGLRLVWKDQKHNSTRTFAKDKAEQVLQKLKQAKGKVTNVEKKLKKSYAPQLYDLTELQRDANRLFGFGGKETLNIMQHLYERHKLLTYPRTDSRYLSSDIVPTLKDRVKAAGVGSYGRLATKITNAPIKATKAFVDDSKVSDHHAIIPTDQNAYGADLSDKERKIYDLVIKRFFAVLFPAFEYEQTTLTVEAAGESFTAKGKIVKKQGWKEVYANRYDDEEADDDQTLPNVEKGEEWTLSYRMTTGETKPPERFTEGTLLHAMENPVRFMAGENKDLIKTIGQTGGLGTVATRADIIDKLFNTFYIEKQGKYLKMTSKGRQLLELVPEELKSPALTAEWEMKLSAIAEGKLKQQQYISEMKQYAKKVVNQIKNSEHKYKHDNITGTNCPDCGKLMLEVNGKRGRMLVCQDRECGHKKNIAKTTNARCPNCHKRLELRGEGEGQMFFCKCGHREKLSTFNERRKKEKNNKVSKRDVQKYLKKNNEDDGFANTALADALAKLKKK from the coding sequence ATGGGTAAAACGGTTGTACTGGCAGAGAAACCTTCTGTCGGCCGCGATATAGCGCGTGTTCTTGGATGTACGAAGAAGACGAACAGCTATATGGAAGGAAAAGATTATATTGTGACGTGGGCGCTTGGTCATTTGGTGACACTAGCGGATCCAGAGACATATGACGATAAATATAAAACGTGGAAAATAGAAGATCTGCCAATGCTGCCTGAGAAGCTGAAGCTTGTGGTAATCAAGCAGACTGGCAGACAATTCAGCACGGTGAAGACGCAGCTGAACCGAAGTGACGTGAGCGATATTGTTATCGCGACAGATGCTGGACGTGAAGGGGAGCTTGTTGCACGTTGGATTTTAGAAAAAGCTCGTGTAAACAAGCCGGTAAAACGTTTGTGGATTTCCTCGGTAACAGATAAGGCCATTAAAGATGGCTTTAAGAACCTGAGAAGCGGCAAAGAATTTGAGAATCTATATAAATCTGCTGTAGCACGGTCGGAAGCAGACTGGTATGTCGGGCTGAATGCAACACGCGCGTTAACAACAAAATTTAATGCGCAGCTGTCCAGTGGACGCGTGCAGACGCCAACATTGGCAATGGTGCATCACCGCGAAGAAGAAATCAAATCCTTTAAACCAGAAGCTTTCTACGGTATCGAAGCAAAGACGCAAAAAGGCTTGCGTCTCGTATGGAAGGATCAAAAACATAACAGCACACGTACTTTCGCCAAAGACAAAGCAGAACAAGTACTGCAAAAGCTGAAACAGGCCAAAGGGAAAGTAACTAATGTCGAGAAAAAGCTTAAGAAAAGCTATGCACCGCAATTGTATGATCTAACGGAACTGCAGCGTGATGCCAACCGACTGTTTGGTTTCGGCGGTAAAGAAACACTGAACATCATGCAGCATCTATACGAGCGGCATAAGCTATTAACCTATCCGCGGACAGACTCCCGTTATTTGTCCTCCGATATCGTACCAACGTTGAAGGACCGTGTGAAAGCAGCAGGAGTTGGCAGCTATGGACGTTTAGCTACGAAAATTACGAACGCGCCTATCAAAGCAACAAAAGCATTTGTGGATGATAGTAAGGTGTCTGATCACCATGCCATCATTCCAACAGATCAAAACGCATATGGCGCGGACCTTTCTGATAAAGAACGTAAAATTTATGACTTGGTTATCAAGCGCTTCTTCGCAGTACTTTTTCCAGCGTTTGAGTATGAACAGACAACTTTAACAGTGGAAGCTGCTGGTGAGAGCTTCACTGCCAAAGGGAAAATCGTGAAGAAACAAGGATGGAAAGAAGTGTATGCCAACCGTTACGATGACGAAGAAGCAGATGATGACCAAACCTTGCCGAATGTGGAAAAAGGTGAAGAATGGACGCTTTCGTATCGAATGACAACAGGTGAAACAAAACCGCCGGAGCGATTTACAGAAGGTACCTTGCTTCATGCGATGGAGAACCCGGTGCGTTTTATGGCTGGCGAGAACAAAGACCTCATCAAAACAATTGGACAGACGGGCGGTCTTGGTACTGTAGCAACACGTGCTGATATTATTGATAAGCTGTTCAACACCTTCTATATCGAGAAGCAAGGCAAGTATTTGAAGATGACTTCTAAAGGAAGACAGCTGCTGGAGCTTGTTCCGGAAGAGTTGAAATCTCCTGCACTGACAGCAGAGTGGGAAATGAAGCTAAGTGCAATTGCAGAAGGAAAGCTGAAGCAGCAGCAGTATATTTCCGAAATGAAGCAATATGCTAAAAAAGTTGTAAACCAAATTAAGAACAGTGAGCATAAATATAAACATGATAATATAACGGGCACAAACTGTCCGGATTGTGGCAAGCTGATGCTAGAAGTGAATGGAAAACGCGGTCGTATGCTTGTCTGCCAGGATCGGGAATGCGGACATAAGAAGAATATCGCGAAAACAACCAATGCTCGCTGTCCGAACTGTCATAAGCGTTTGGAACTGCGCGGTGAGGGAGAAGGCCAGATGTTCTTCTGTAAGTGCGGACATCGCGAAAAACTAAGTACATTTAACGAGCGTCGCAAAAAAGAGAAAAATAACAAAGTGAGCAAGCGTGACGTACAAAAGTATTTGAAGAAAAATAATGAAGATGATGGCTTTGCCAATACTGCTCTAGCTGATGCACTAGCAAAACTGAAGAAAAAGTAA
- a CDS encoding helix-turn-helix domain-containing protein yields the protein MVKYSEGFKLKVVKEYLNGNRGYASLAKKYGIGSKTQVIRWVALYEKFGEDSLLRKRNYEAYSVQFKLDVLDFMKRTGASTVETALSYRIMNPSVISQWKITYEKEGIDALERPRGRPSMSNKPKKKNKKMDKKMMSREEELERENELLRLEVEYLKKLRAFQMNPESYLEKHKQRYHSNSKKRSD from the coding sequence ATGGTGAAATATAGCGAAGGATTTAAATTGAAAGTCGTTAAAGAATATCTGAATGGTAATCGAGGGTATGCCTCCCTAGCTAAGAAGTATGGAATAGGTAGTAAAACTCAAGTTATAAGATGGGTCGCCCTTTACGAAAAGTTTGGCGAAGATTCTCTATTACGTAAACGGAATTATGAGGCTTACTCTGTTCAATTCAAACTAGATGTATTAGACTTTATGAAAAGAACAGGCGCTTCAACGGTCGAAACTGCACTCTCTTACAGAATTATGAATCCATCTGTAATCTCTCAATGGAAAATAACATACGAAAAAGAGGGTATTGACGCCTTGGAACGACCGAGAGGACGGCCTTCCATGTCTAATAAACCTAAGAAAAAAAATAAAAAGATGGATAAGAAAATGATGTCTAGAGAAGAAGAACTCGAGAGAGAAAATGAACTTCTTCGTTTAGAGGTGGAATATCTAAAAAAGTTACGAGCTTTTCAGATGAATCCGGAAAGTTATCTAGAAAAGCACAAGCAGCGTTATCATTCGAACTCAAAGAAACGTTCCGATTAA
- a CDS encoding VOC family protein, producing MVQGINAYIVTNGNGQEAVKFYEEALDAQVISLQTFDDLPENPEYPIPDEAKDYVLHAHMKIGANELMLSDNFPGAPYTLGDQVGIAVIISTPEKAKSVFDSLAADGHITMELQQTFWSPLYGQVKDKFGVTWQVSTISEA from the coding sequence ATGGTGCAAGGGATTAATGCTTATATCGTAACGAATGGTAATGGACAAGAAGCGGTCAAATTCTACGAGGAGGCACTGGATGCACAGGTTATAAGTCTGCAAACATTTGATGACTTGCCAGAAAATCCGGAATATCCTATTCCTGATGAAGCAAAAGATTATGTTTTACACGCACATATGAAAATCGGAGCGAACGAGCTTATGTTATCGGATAACTTTCCGGGAGCTCCTTACACACTTGGCGATCAAGTAGGAATTGCCGTCATAATCAGCACACCGGAAAAAGCAAAATCAGTGTTTGACAGTCTAGCAGCGGATGGTCACATAACAATGGAACTGCAGCAAACATTCTGGAGTCCGCTTTATGGTCAGGTGAAAGATAAGTTTGGGGTAACTTGGCAAGTATCTACAATAAGCGAAGCATAA
- a CDS encoding cytochrome P450 encodes MSDTSMPKEEGLDHSLAFLREGYEFILHRRKSFQSNIFETTLLWKKAICLGGKKGAELFYDPDKFMRAGAAPNRLVKTLFGEGAVQTLDGEQHRNRKGMFMSIMTRTQLQKLDQLIEREWEKASEQWEQYDQINLYEESQYILMRAACAWAGVPLDDEQKRTEQMRHLFESPAALGPDYWQGRTSRSGADQWMAELVKQVRNGELHPIREGALYVFSWHRDIDGELLPEKVAAVEVLNIVRPIVAISIFIAFSALALHQFPQEKGRLQKGDGSIHRFVQEVRRFYPFFPAAIAKVKKDFQWEGYQFQEGTLTLLDIYGNNHDPHLWEQPDLFQPDRFLDWDGSPFDFIPQGGGDFHMGHRCAGEWVTIQVMEVSVDYLVNRLQYKVPNQDLSYSHTSMPTMPKSQMILTDIQKITS; translated from the coding sequence ATGAGTGACACTTCCATGCCAAAGGAAGAAGGACTGGATCACAGTCTGGCATTTTTACGGGAAGGCTATGAATTTATTTTGCATCGCAGAAAGAGTTTTCAATCCAATATATTTGAAACCACACTGCTTTGGAAAAAGGCAATTTGTTTAGGCGGAAAAAAGGGCGCGGAGCTGTTTTATGATCCAGATAAATTTATGCGCGCTGGCGCTGCGCCGAATCGCTTGGTTAAAACACTTTTCGGTGAAGGGGCAGTCCAGACGTTGGACGGAGAGCAGCATCGAAACCGCAAAGGGATGTTCATGTCAATTATGACAAGAACACAGCTGCAAAAATTAGATCAGCTGATTGAAAGAGAATGGGAGAAGGCAAGTGAGCAGTGGGAACAATATGATCAAATCAACCTTTACGAGGAATCACAATATATTTTGATGAGAGCAGCTTGCGCATGGGCAGGAGTGCCGCTGGATGATGAACAAAAGCGAACAGAGCAAATGCGTCATTTGTTTGAATCGCCGGCAGCACTTGGTCCGGACTACTGGCAAGGTCGAACTTCAAGGTCTGGCGCGGATCAATGGATGGCAGAACTGGTAAAGCAAGTAAGAAATGGTGAGCTCCATCCTATCCGTGAAGGCGCACTCTATGTCTTCTCTTGGCATCGAGATATAGATGGAGAGCTTCTTCCTGAAAAAGTTGCTGCAGTGGAAGTGCTGAATATCGTCCGGCCGATTGTCGCCATTAGTATTTTTATAGCCTTTTCGGCGCTGGCACTTCATCAATTTCCACAAGAAAAAGGCAGACTGCAAAAGGGGGATGGCAGTATCCACCGCTTCGTGCAGGAAGTGCGTCGCTTTTATCCATTTTTCCCAGCTGCGATAGCGAAAGTAAAAAAGGACTTCCAGTGGGAAGGATATCAATTTCAAGAAGGCACGTTAACCTTGCTGGATATCTACGGCAATAATCATGACCCACATCTATGGGAGCAGCCTGATCTCTTCCAGCCCGACCGATTTCTCGACTGGGATGGTAGTCCATTTGATTTTATTCCTCAAGGCGGCGGAGATTTTCATATGGGACATAGATGTGCAGGAGAATGGGTGACGATTCAAGTAATGGAAGTGAGCGTCGACTATCTCGTAAATCGTTTGCAGTATAAAGTCCCAAATCAGGATTTAAGCTACAGCCACACCTCCATGCCGACTATGCCAAAAAGCCAAATGATACTGACAGATATACAGAAGATAACCAGCTGA